A single Anopheles maculipalpis chromosome 3RL, idAnoMacuDA_375_x, whole genome shotgun sequence DNA region contains:
- the LOC126561319 gene encoding mucin-5AC — translation MGDALGSWAIITLTVATFAITICPSVSGGERWSRQLTEFTGGPVTGNDWIPLSRPGSERQAGARVLNYFTAPQQTFLDPDSAVQAQQHHFTFLNHQFPQSNRFLLQQPTPQQQPAQELIEQPFHLTSFQRTAPFVGQTIQHPPPPLPQPASSTNPFEQQFLSKPPVSGALIQDDKQQSLLQQRQQQQQPSLLDQPFSYQPIRQPDSDSHPPGPQSGPSGGAVSQEEVQLLYVPVETLYNQKQPQPAPENNRFNTLPQPVSPSLINDFYTAATTTTTTPKAPRTSAATFAPHYSTAPDTPAPSLSRSSTSTLGGISSKPKPNQPPLALFLYNDGRQGKLSTGDALMGLKNINEIAVLDAFGKNTPKVFIGPYGLAPSKSYSRFDLPYLSSVDLSSNRAHRKFEDLPFFVAPLSYKTPSGYSKIALPPPHVGSIIVRQSSSSSGNALEHSTFYTRPTAPTNVQYYTPSTLNFDDNATPTKAPITLGNSGKPIYDLDHYSSPTGKPVTAPSANDRGVGNFGSFSNPNPLPASRHPSVNEEYFNLAKTKKPTTKPTLASTTPNYPFRSYGSTRQFDFKPMPDQKIPPSFYPQEEDDTTTTLFTTTTTTERPTTAQLQFEAERMRTHFREENFRSRRPHHHQSTTPASLIETKPQQQQQQQFVHKFKLVDSVRPNNVKSSVVDHGFLDFFNHPSQQHTDEMIKTTFTTSLPGSVGAERQVIRNNYYTASAAVNEDTGANSHSKFVSTYYNPSSTAAGTTTETTTPSTFTTQDVFFRDFDHRSKFYEREPKYETSFPTTVGTTGTSYINKYKYETDTNSDSLRYTVEVVTTSEPSTGTSETTQRTTDLQHYNIPSELPPISANLPGLVNALMDDQWPPKASDTASAAGNTRGPHFRKQLHRTTTQPTSAVDSYDIEPVTTTTRRPLQRQRRPHPSRTTPAPSFAAETSETSGTSTRAPISRSRSRYVPNNEERPSPRGRSRSRTTTPRGPRREEENLDYQRDVLKQNYPLIRPQGHAASASTTTPPSTTIATTTTPSTTLYNQEQYEETSERLFSTTLINEAPQDIGDLQQQVTRKYSTHYSDSTYEQEPTMTTVLPSQTSNYYVPSYSTRSQTDDRPEEEKYVRPQEVIPLNRDPESVHSVIPLRTQNPVTEASPQTAPPAIQYLSEKEESEEKLTTAYGQPLEEAMELTKMEITPRLRRPGLVSRQRETQQNYASRTTTERTTTTRTTTPEPAVSGTGSRTAAGRRPGFVRRPSRLYATTTVSPITTAGYSSEQQQQSTYGTNTVRTKNRQDILRGRTRRPTTTTEPAPAATTASPEAPVTRAFGRGSNLRRIAPTLRSRQEQTAAATTQQPSTLAPVSSGPRFRIRERTRFNLQPQESQWSTKLNQNSFQPVLKTESRTNDIQQENVSTEPEPEIVTAARDNEMYFLNVSSNYGQKDSSKQGANAEDSTETSVSSFADLLNDVMKDFIDANSQEKPERNSNGKDQASTESQRRPVANFRNNILRKRGRSKAVDSFETAESQHINQAAQVYNGPSRFGESLKNIDHVGLSGKNAPQQRERFEEQENTAQEQATVAPAENAAEDTETEEASLEVITGYAEAQTSTTSTPSTITTKITEDVPILVSMEHSSTSLPEQHDDAEVTTGTPTTVEPEAVYNDESSFLAEGEVTKNRVSDGIFDEVKKTISDLYQMAEHDTETEEIIDGGERIDGIENEDVQPTEDPRSLGGSFDEQVTSTTDISPSETQFVQVTAEPPTFINPMGSLVIPTSVSNGITHETEICYRGRCIKTEDDKRKRKFKLN, via the exons ATGGGAGACGCTTTGGGTTCTTGGGCGATTATCACACTGACGGTAGCGACATTCGCCATCACGATATGTCCATCGGTATCAGGTGGTGAAAGATGGTCACGCCAGCTGACAGAATTCACGGGAGGACCAGTGACCGGAAATGATTGGATTCCACTGTCTCGGCCCGGTTCCGAGCGCCAGGCAGGTGCTCGCGTGCTGAACTATTTTACCGCCCCTCAGCAGACTTTTCTCGATCCGGATAGTGCAGTACAAGCACAGCAGCATCATTTCACCTTCCTTAACCATCAATTTCCACAATCGAACCGCTTTTTGCTGCAGCAGCCTACACCTCAACAGCAACCTGCCCAAGAGCTCATTGAACAACCGTTCCATTTGACCAGCTTCCAACGAACAGCACCATTTGTGGGACAAACAATACagcatccaccaccaccgctaccACAACCGGCCTCCTCAACGAATCCCTTCGAACAACAGTTCCTCTCAAaaccacccgtctccggagcGCTAATCCAGGACGATAAGCAACAATCGCTGCTTCAACaacgccaacagcagcaacaaccatCACTTCTCGATCAACCGTTTTCGTACCAACCAATACGTCAGCCAGACTCTGACTCTCACCCGCCCGGTCCACAATCCGGTCCGAGTGGTGGTGCTGTTTCGCAAGAAGAAGTGCAGCTACTATACGTGCCAGTCGAGACGCTCTACAACCAGAAGCAACCGCAACCAGCACCCGAAAACAATCGGTTCAATACGCTTCCGCAACCGGTTAGCCCATCATTGATAAACGATTTCTATACTGCCGCTAcgaccactaccaccacaccGAAAGCTCCACGAACGAGTGCAGCTACCTTTGCACCACACTACTCAACAGCCCCTGACACCCCGGCTCCATCCTTATCTCGCTCGTCAACATCCACGCTCGGTGGTATCTCATCCAAGCCGAAACCAAATCAACCACCACTTGCATTGTTCTTGTACAACGATGGCCGCCAGGGCAAGCTTTCCACCGGAGATGCACTCATGGGGCTAAAGAACATCAACGAGATCGCGGTATTGGACGCGTTCGGTAAGAACACTCCGAAAGTCTTCATCGGGCCCTATGGATTGGCACCTTCCAAGAGCTACTCCCGTTTTGATCTTCCTTATCTGTCCAGTGTGGATCTTTCCTCAAACCGCGCCCACCGCAAGTTCGAAGACCTACCATTCTTCGTGGCACCATTGAGTTACAAAACTCCCAGTGGATATTCGAAAATTGCACTTCCTCCGCCTCATGTCGGCTCGATCATTGTGCGCCAGAGCAGCTCAAGCAGTGGAAATGCTTTGGAACACAGTACTTTTTACACAAGACCAACGGCTCCTACCAATGTTCAGTATTACACTCCTTCCACGTTAAACTTTGATGATAATGCCACACCAACTAAAGCCCCCATCACCTTGGGCAACTCCGGCAAACCGATCTACGATTTAGATCACTATTCCTCGCCTACCGGCAAACCCGTCACAGCGCCATCCGCGAATGATCGAGGCGTTGGAAACTTTGGTTCATTCAGCAACCCGAACCCACTGCCGGCAAGCCGCCATCCTAGCGTGAACGAAGAATATTTTAACCTTGCCAAAACCAAGAAGCCAACGACAAAACCCACCCTAGCTTCGACCACTCCCAACTATCCGTTTCGATCATACGGTAGTACACGTCAGTTCGATTTCAAGCCTATGCCAGATCAAAAGATTCCCCCATCCTTCTATccgcaagaagaagatgatacTACAACAACCCTTTTcacgacaacgacgacaacaGAACGTCCGACCACGGCTCAGTTGCAGTTTGAAGCAGAACGCATGAGAACGCATTTCCGTGAGGAGAACTTTCGAAGTCGCCGTCCACATCACCATCAATCTACCACTCCTGCATCACTGATCGAAACAaagccacaacaacaacaacaacaacagtttgTACACAAATTCAAGCTAGTAGACTCAGTTCGTCCAAATAATGTTAAATCATCGGTGGTAGATCACGGCTTCCTGGACTTCTTTAACCATCCATCGCAGCAGCATACAGACGAGATGATCAAGACTACGTTCACCACAAGCCTTCCGGGTAGTGTTGGTGCAGAGCGGCAAGTCATCCGGAATAACTATTACACAGCGTCAGCCGCTGTAAACGAGGATACTGGGGCAAACAGTCACAGTAAATTTGTCAGCACGTACTACAACCCATCTTCAACGGCAGCCGGTACTACGACCGAGACGACTACACCTTCAACATTCACTACTCAGGATGTGTTCTTCCGCGATTTCGATCATCGTAGCAAGTTTTACGAGCGTGAACCGAAGTATGAAACCAGTTTTCCAACCACCGTTGGAACCACCGGTACAAGCTACATCAACAAGTACAAGTATGAAACGGATACGAACAGTGATTCGCTACGCTACACGGTCGAAGTTGTCACGACGAGCGAACCGTCTACAGGCACATCCGAAACAACACAACGCACAACTGATCTGCAGCATTACAACATACCCTCGGAGTTACCACCGATCAGTGCTAACCTTCCGGGACTCGTGAATGCGCTCATGGATGATCAATGGCCACCAAAAGCATCGGACACTGCCTCAGCAGCTGGAAACACGCGAGGACCTCATTTCCGCAAGCAATTGCATCGTACAACTACTCAGCCAACATCGGCTGTTGATTCGTACGACATAGAACCAGtaaccacaaccaccagacGGCCCCTTCAGCGGCAAAGGCGTCCACATCCTTCGCGTACTACTCCTGCCCCATCTTTTGCCGCCGAAACGAGCGAGACCTCCGGTACAAGCACCCGAGCACCGATCTCACGATCACGTTCACGCTATGTACCGAATAACGAGGAACGTCCGTCACCCCGTGGGCGTAGCCGCAGTCGCACAACAACTCCGCGGGGCCCTCGAAGGGAGGAAGAAAACCTGGACTATCAACGAGACGTGTTAAAGCAAAACTACCCTTTAATTCGTCCACAGGGACACGCCGCTTCCGCCTCAACTACAACACCACCTTCGACAACTATCGCTACGACTACGACGCCTTCGACTACACTTTATAATCAGGAACAATATGAAGAAACGTCAGAGCGCCTCTTCTCCACGACCCTCATCAATGAGGCCCCACAAGACATAGGAGATCTGCAACAACAAGTAACACGAAAATACTCTACACATTATAGTGATTCGACCTACGAACAGGAACCAACCATGACGACAGTTCTGCCATCGCAAACGTCGAACTATTACGTTCCCTCGTATAGCACCCGATCTCAAACGGATGATCGGCCGGAAGAGGAGAAATACGTTCGACCTCAGGAAGTTATACCTCTGAATCGGGATCCAGAATCGGTCCATTCAGTGATTCCATTGAGGACACAAAATCCCGTCACGGAAGCATCCCCACAAACTGCTCCACCAGCCATTCAATATCTGTCGGAGAAGGAAGAAAGTGAGGAAAAACTCACCACCGCCTATGGCCAGCCGCTCGAGGAAGCGATGGAACTTACAAAGATGGAGATTACGCCTCGCCTCCGTCGGCCGGGACTTGTTTCACGCCAGAGAGAGACACAGCAGAACTATGCATCGCGCACAACCACGGAACGTACCACAACTACTCGTACAACAACCCCAGAACCGGCCGTGTCTGGTACAGGATCACGCACAGCTGCAGGACGCAGACCGGGATTTGTGCGACGACCTTCGAGACTTTATGCCACAACGACTGTCAGCCCTATCACGACCGCAGGATACAGCAgcgagcaacaacagcagtccACGTACGGAACTAACACC GTGCGTACGAAGAATCGTCAAGATATTCTGCGAGGCCGTACACGTCGACCCACTACAACGACTGAACCAGCGCCAGCAGCAACGACCGCCTCTCCGGAGGCTCCGGTGACACGAGCTTTTGGCAGAGGCAGCAATTTGCGCCGTATTGCACCAACACTACGCTCCAGGCAGGAG caaACCGCAGCGGCTACTACGCAGCAACCAAGCACGTTGGCACCAGTCAGCAGCGGACCGCGATTCCGCATCCGAGAACGCACTCGATTTAATCTGCAGCCACAGGAATCGCAGTGGTCCACCAAACTGAACCAAAACTCCTTCCAGCCGGTGCTTAAGACCGAATCACGCACCAACGATATCCAACAGGAAAACGTATCAACTGAACCAGAACCGGAAATCGTAACTGCCGCACGAGACAACGAAATGTACTTTTTAAATGTATCGTCTAACTACGGGCAAAAGGATAGCAGCAAGCAAGGTGCGAATGCAGAGGATAGCACAGAAACTAG TGTTTCCTCATTTGCTGACTTGTTGAATGATGTTATGAAGGATTTCATTGACGCTAACAGTCAGGAGAAACCAGAACGCAACAGCAATGGGAAGGATCAAGCTAGTACCGAGAGTCAGCGACGTCCTGTAGCGAACTTCCGTAATAATATCCTTCGCAAACGAGGTCGCTCAAAGGCTGTGGATTCGTTTGAAACAGCCGAATCACAGCACATTAATCAGGCGGCTCAGGTTTACAATGGACCGTCACGCTTTGGCGAATCGCTCAAGAATATCGATCACGTTGGGCTTTCGGGCAAGAATGCACCCCAACAGCGGGAAAGATTTGAAGAGCAGGAAAATACGGCTCAAGAACAAGCTACCGTAGCACCTGCCGAGAATGCTGCAGAGGACACCGAAACAGAAGAAGCATCGTTGGAAGTGATAACAGGGTACGCAGAAGCACAAACAAGCACGACATCAACACCATCGACCATAACAACGAAGATTACGGAAGATGTACCGATACTGGTTAGCATGGAGCACAGCTCCACAAGCCTGCCGGAGCAACACGATGACGCAGAAGTTACCACCGGAACGCCGACTACGGTCGAACCAGAGGCGGTGTACAATGACGAATCGAGCTTTCTCGCGGAAGGCGAAGTTACAAAAAATAGGGTTTCTGACGGAATTTTtgatgaagtgaaaaaaactatttccGATTTGTACCAAATGGCCGAGCATGATACGGAAACGGAAGAAATTATTGACGGTGGAGAGAGGATCGATGGGATTGAGAATGAGGATGTGCAACCAACAGAAGATCCACGTTCACTCGGGGGTAGCTTTGATGAACAAGTTACGTCCACCACCGATATCAGTCCGAGTGAAACGCAGTTTGTGCAGGTAACCGCGGAACCGCCTACGTTCATCAATCCTATGGGCTCGCTCGTTATACCGACATCCGTTTCAAACGGTATCACACACGAGACAGAAATATGCTATCGGGGTCGTTGCATAAAGACCGAAGACGACAAACGAAAGCGGAAGTTCAAATTAAACTAA
- the LOC126562768 gene encoding mRNA turnover protein 4 homolog, which yields MPKSRRDKKVSLTKTDRKGLSNKQQIIEDIQQCREKYDNIFLFSVQNMRNSKLKDVRTEWKNSRFFFGKNRVMQLGLKLVSDDENEESTKLEHGMERLREQMMGQCGLLFTSESKKTVLEWFETYQAEEFARSGFRATQTIKLMPGPLEDFSHAIEPHLRSLGMPTKLDRGIVTLYKDFTVCEKNKLLTPEQARILKLLGKPMAKFKVIINCCYTKKDGFELINQRAIEVTKKTKKIKKSVNIAGLKNTKQSLDAMSEDEDEVDDAMDEDDDDDDDEESDDES from the exons ATGCCTAAATCGAGACGAGACAAGAAAG TGTCCCTCACCAAGACCGATCGAAAGGGTCTGTCCAACAAGCAACAGATTATCGAGGATATTCAGCAATGCCGGGAAAAATACGACAATATATTCCTGTTTTCTGTACAAAATATGCGCAACAGCAAGTTGAAGGATGTGCGAACAGAGTGGAAAAATTCGAGGTTCTTTTTCGGTAAGAATCGTGTGATGCAATTGGGCCTGAAGCTGGTAAGCGATGACGAAAACGAAGAATCCACAAAGCTGGAACACGGTATGGAGCGGCTGAGAGAACAAATGATGGGACAGTGCGGGTTACTGTTTACGTCGGAGAGCAAGAAAACTGTGCTGGAGTGGTTCGAAACGTACCAGGCCGAAGAGTTCGCCCGCAGTGGGTTTCGCGCAACTCAAACGATCAAGCTTATGCCGGGCCCGTTGGAGGACTTTTCGCATGCAATAGAGCCACATCTGCGCTCTTTGGGTATGCCTACCAAGCTAGACCGCGGTATCGTAACGCTTTATAAAGACTTTACAGTGTGTGAGAAGAATAAGTTGCTCACACCGGAACAAGCAAGAATTTTGAAGCTGCTCGGCAAACCGATGGCCAAGTTTAAGGTGATTATCAACTGCTGTTACACGAAAAAGGACGGATTTGAGTTGATCAACCAGAGAGCTATTGAGGTGacgaaaaagacaaaaaaaataaaaaaatcggtaAATATTGCGGGCCTCAAGAATACGAAACAATCGCTAGATGCTATGAGCGAGGACGAGGACGAAGTTGATGATGCGatggatgaagatgatgatgatgatgacgatgaagagTCAGACGATGAATCGTAG
- the LOC126562862 gene encoding 14-3-3 protein zeta isoform X1, producing MSTVDKEELVQKAKLAEQSERYDDMAQAMKSVTETGVELSNEERNLLSVAYKNVVGARRSSWRVISSIEQKTESSARKQQLAREYRERVEKELREICYEVLGLLDKFLIPKASNPESKVFYLKMKGDYYRYLAEVATGETRHTVVDDSQAAYQDAFEISKGKMQPTHPIRLGLALNFSVFYYEILNSPDKACQLAKQAFDDAIAELDTLNEDSYKDSTLIMQLLRDNLTLWTSDTQGDGDEPQEGGDN from the exons ATGTCTACGGTCGACAAGGAAGAGCTAGTTCAGAAGGCAAAACTAGCCGAACAATCTGAACG ATATGATGATATGGCACAGGCAATGAAATCAGTAACAGAAACTGGAGTGGAGCTGTCAAATGAGGAAAGGAACCTTTTGTCAGTTGCTTACAAGAACGTTGTAGGTGCCCGAAG ATCATCATGGCGAGTGATATCATCGATTGAACAGAAAACTGAATCCTCTGCCCGCAAACAACAATTGGCACGAGAGTACCGGGAACGAGTCGAAAAGGAACTGAGAGAAATCTGCTACGAAGTGCTG GGTCTGCTGGACAAATTCTTAATTCCCAAAGCCAGTAATCCAGAAAGCAAGGTGTTTTACCTCAAAATGAAGGGAGATTACTACAGATACCTAGCTGAAGTAGCCACCGGTGAAACCCGCCACA CCGTAGTTGACGATTCCCAAGCCGCGTACCAGGATGCCTTTGAAATTAGTAAAGGCAAAATGCAGCCAACACATCCTATCCGATTGGGTCTCGCGCTCAATTTTTCAGTCTTCTATTACGAGATCCTAAACTCTCCCGACAAAGCCTGCCAGCTTGCCAAACAG GCATTCGATGACGCGATTGCTGAGCTGGACACGTTGAACGAGGACTCCTATAAAGACTCGACACTCATCATGCAGTTGCTGCGAGACAACCTTACGCTGTGGACGTCCGATACCCAAGGAGACGGCGACGAACCACAGGAAGGTGGCGATAATTAA
- the LOC126562862 gene encoding 14-3-3 protein zeta isoform X2, with amino-acid sequence MSTVDKEELVQKAKLAEQSERYDDMAQAMKSVTETGVELSNEERNLLSVAYKNVVGARRSSWRVISSIEQKTESSARKQQLAREYRERVEKELREICYEVLGLLDKFLIPKASNPESKVFYLKMKGDYYRYLAEVATGETRHTVVEDSQKSYQEAFDIAKSKMQPTHPIRLGLALNFSVFYYEIINSPARACHLAKQAFDDAIAELDTLNEDSYKDSTLIMQLLRDNLTLWTSDTQGDGDEPQEGGDN; translated from the exons ATGTCTACGGTCGACAAGGAAGAGCTAGTTCAGAAGGCAAAACTAGCCGAACAATCTGAACG ATATGATGATATGGCACAGGCAATGAAATCAGTAACAGAAACTGGAGTGGAGCTGTCAAATGAGGAAAGGAACCTTTTGTCAGTTGCTTACAAGAACGTTGTAGGTGCCCGAAG ATCATCATGGCGAGTGATATCATCGATTGAACAGAAAACTGAATCCTCTGCCCGCAAACAACAATTGGCACGAGAGTACCGGGAACGAGTCGAAAAGGAACTGAGAGAAATCTGCTACGAAGTGCTG GGTCTGCTGGACAAATTCTTAATTCCCAAAGCCAGTAATCCAGAAAGCAAGGTGTTTTACCTCAAAATGAAGGGAGATTACTACAGATACCTAGCTGAAGTAGCCACCGGTGAAACCCGCCACA CTGTGGTTGAGGATTCGCAGAAGTCGTATCAGGAAGCGTTCGATATTGCAAAGTCAAAAATGCAACCCACGCACCCGATTCGGTTAGGTCTAGCGCTGAATTTTTCCGTCTTTTACTATGAAATCATAAACTCTCCAGCACGGGCTTGCCATTTGGCGAAGCag GCATTCGATGACGCGATTGCTGAGCTGGACACGTTGAACGAGGACTCCTATAAAGACTCGACACTCATCATGCAGTTGCTGCGAGACAACCTTACGCTGTGGACGTCCGATACCCAAGGAGACGGCGACGAACCACAGGAAGGTGGCGATAATTAA